The Candidatus Zixiibacteriota bacterium genomic interval TTTTTTCCATCGAAGTGGTAGGGAAAGTGTGGGGTTGCGTGGTGCACGGGGACGGGCGCCATGCACGGTGGGAAGTCGGCGGGTTCGAAGACGGACGGACCCGCCCTACGGGAGCTTTCGCGGGGAACCGACAGCCCGCCTGTTTACACCTCAAGTCAATCCCACCCGGGACGGGTGGGCTACTCAGGGTAGCGAGTGCGGTCAGGCGGGGTCGCCTGACCGCACTTATATAGGCTTTTTCAACAAGCCCGGGGCGCCAGCCCACCGAGGCCGACCGGTGCGCCCGTGGCGTGCGGGGCTCGGCCGTTCTCTGGCGGGTTCGAAGGCGGACTGGCCCTGCGGGAGCTGTTTATACCTCAAGTCAATCCCACCCGGGACGGGTGGGCTACTCGGTGCAGTGAGTGCGGACAGGCGGGGTCGCCTGACCGCACTTGTATAGGCTTTTTCGACATGCCTGGGACGCCAGCCCACCGAGGCCGACCGGTGCGCCCGTGGCGTGCGGGGGTCGGCCGCTCTCTGGCGGGTTCGAAGACGGACCCGCCCTGCGGGAGCTTTCGCGGGGAACCGACAGCCTGCCTGTTTACACCTCAAGTCAATCCCACCCGGGACGGGTGGGCTACTCAGGGCAGTGAGTGCGGTCAGGCGGGGTCGCCTGACCGCACTGATATAGGCTTTTTCGACATGCCCGGGGCGCCAGCCCACCGAGGCCGACCGATGCGCCCGTGGCGTGCGGGGCTCGGCCGATCTCTGGCGGGTTCGAAGACGGACTGGCCCTGCGGGAGCTTTCGCGGGGAACCGACAGCCTGCCTGTTTACACCTCAAGTCAATCCCACCCGGGACGGGTGGGCTACTCGGTGTAGCGTGTGCGGTCAGGCGGGGTCGCCTGGCCGCACTGATATAGGCATTTTCAACAAGCTCGGGGCGCCAGCCCGCCGAGGCCGACCGGTGCGCCCGTGGCGTGCGGGGGTCGGCCGCTCGCTGGCGGGTTCGAAGACGGACCCGCCCTGCGGGAGCTCAGCGAAGCCCTGATCGGCGAACCGATCGCATTTGACCCAATTCACGATGGTCTCTACCAGGTCCACTTTGGACCACTCAAGATCGCCGTCTACGACGAAAGAACACGAAAACTGACAAAACCCATGATCGCATCGAGGAATCGGCGTTGATCACAAACCACAAAAGTGTTACCCATGTAGTGAGTCTATTCTGTTACCCATGTCGAGAAATGCACAAACAGAAGAAGAAACCCACCCAAAGGGTGGGCCACCCAGCCGCATGGCCGCCGTCCTTTTTCTTCTTCATTCTACACTAGTTCTTTCATAGATTGGGACAGCCGCTCGATCACCATCGAGTTGGTGGGGAAAATGAAAGGGAGACTCTGTTGGTAACACCCGAACCAGAACCCTCGCGCTTCCGCCGTCTTCTCAAGCGAGCGGGCCCGATGTTGGCCTGTGCGCTGCTGATGCTCCTGGCACAGTGCAGATGCCCCGTAGACGAGTTCTATGAGATCGATCTCGTCAACAATGCTGATCACAACATCGGCTATTATTTCGCCGATGGCGGCAAGTACGGCACGTATTACCCCGACTCGCTTCCGCAAACCAGTGAATATGTCGTGTACGATATAAGTAAGGTCACCAGCCCGGGGCTCGGTAGTAGCGTGCCGTGGGACGAGTTCTTCGACGGCCTGCCGCGCGACACGCTCTCGCTGTTCATCTTCCACACCGACACGCTTAACGAGTACACGTGGGAGGAAGTGAGAGACGGTTATATGATCCTTCGCCGTTATGATCTCAGCGAGGCCGATGTCAAGCGGATGAACTATAGGATAGTGTATCCATGAGAGATCAACGGACGGAGCATTGATGTACTCGATCGATAAACATGACCGGGTCGAGGAACTTACCTACGTTCCGCAATCGTCTGTTGGCGCGCCGGAGCCGGTCGTGCTGGCTTCTGAGCATTCGCTGCTCCTGGCGTACTCTCTCGAACACGAGTCCGATGTGAAGGCCGCCGACAATGTTTTGCTTCTCGAGTCGCACGCGGAGGGACCGCCCGTTGCGTTGGTGACGTTCGTTCGGCCTTCCGCGCACCTGTTTGGCCCGCCCAACGATGAAGCGTTTGCGGGGCATCCCTTAAGCGAGCGGGGACTGGAGCGCTATGGTGTGTTCGAGGTCCACCGATCTTCGTGGATCAGGCAGCTGGAGCGGATGAACGCCGTGCATCCCAAACACGACAAGAAGTGGTTTATGGAAGGGAAGCGGCATTTCATATTTACGTTTCACGACTCGACGTTTGAGTGCATCGCGCGGGGGATGGAGATCGCGGTCGGCCGCGGCTGGGTGATGTCGGTGATCCGTGAGGGGTTGGAGAGATTGCGGTAGGGCTATGCAGCGGGATGGGCCACCATAGGATACACGAGAGAGCATGAGATTTCTGATCGATTTCTTTGACTACATCTTCTTCCGCTCCTTGCTCTTCTTCGAGAAGAGTGGCTTTGCGATGCCTCCCGTAGACAACGCGGCATCGTGGGTGGGAATTATCCAGCTCGGGATTGTGTTTAACCTCGCCCTCCTGCCGAAGGGACTTGAGTTGGTGGAGCGGTCGAACGACGCAGTCAGGCTTCTATTTATCTCTCCGATGTATAACTTCGTGCGTTATCATTTGAAGTCGATTTCGCAAGACGACTTCGCAGTATTCCGCGATAGGTGGTCTTCGGAGTCACCGACCACTCGAAAGATTCGCGGCTGGCTCATAGCGACCGCGCCGATTTCCCTCGTGCTCCTGGCGTACGTGATAACGCTGATTTTCTTCGAGCCAAGGTTCTGGCCAAATACGGGAGGCTATGGATGAGTGCTGATCCGAAGTCGTGGGTAGGTCGCCCATAGCTGCTATGGGTTCTCTCGATCACGCGTTTCAGCAACGTGGCCCGCCCAGTCGATCAATACATCATCACTGTCGCCACCAGCGACACGGCCGTGTGGGTGGCGTTGGCAGCGTCCCAGGAAATATGCCCCAGGAGAAACCGCGCGCCAATCTGCACGTGCTTGATCGGCTCGACTCCACTGCCGATCGTCACATACGGACCGATACCATTCTCTCCGCCGGATTCGTAGACACCGCGCAGCACCCCCGCTGCGATATTGGAGTACCAGGGCAGACGGGTGTCGAAGTAGTGGTACCAGGACGGTCCGAAGTAACCCCGAAAAGTAGCGTCTCCCTCGCTCTCAAAGTCGAAGTTCCATTCGAACAGGAGGATGTCACCGTCCGACCAGCCGGCCCCGATGCCGAAACCAAACCCCCAGCCGTAGGCTGTCTCGTTACCGAAGGGACTGTAGGGTGAGTCCGGCCAATCGGCGGCCGGAAGAAACGATGCGCTGAATTGAGCTGCCATTCCGCGACGACTGCCGGGTGGGTTTTCGGCCTGTGCGGTGGACAGCGGGACTGCGAATAGGAGCAGCGTGAGGCAGACTGAAGTTCTCAGAAATGCTCGCATTGAAATCCTCCCCGTGAGTGAGTAGTGCATCCGGAGCAACTATATACTATGCCAAGATAGCGCTATCCCGAGCCCACCGCAAGGGGTGGGGTACCCGTTGATCACAAACCACAAAAGTGTTACCCATGTAGTGAGTCCATTCTGTTACCCATGTAGTGAGTCCATTCTGTTACCCATGTCGAGAAACACACAGAGCTTGAGTGAATCCCACCCGGGACGGGTGGGCTACTCAGGGTAGCGAGTGCGGTCAGGCGGGGTCGCCTGACCGCACTGATATACGCTATTTCAACAAGCCCGGGACGCCAGCCCGCCGAGGCCGACCGGTGCGCCCGTGGCGTGCGGGGGTGGGCCGCTCGGGGTAGTGAGTGCAGTCAGGCGGGGTCGCCTGGCCGCACTTATATAAGCTTATTCAACAAGCCGGGACGGGTGGGCGAGACTTTTCGGATGTAATGGGAAAACAAGGCTACGACTGGGGGGCGCGTTCGGCGAGAGAGCCGAGCAGCTCGCCGACCGTGCGGGCGCCGGCCGTGTCGGGAAATGACGCCATCTCCATCGGGATGACTTTCTCGAAGCCGTTGCCGGAAAGAGCAGCCAGTTCCTTGAGGATGATATCGGAAATGCGACGGGCGGTCAGTTCGGCGTCCTGACGAGACGTCTCCGGAAAGAGGATCGCCACCACCCGGTCGTCGATGAAAGCGAAATTGTCGCTGGCGCGGACATTTTTCTGGATAGTGTGACGGATCTGCTCGAAGGCCGGGCCTGCGTTGCCGTTGAAATGGGCGCGCGCGAATGAAAAATCAAGTGAAACCAGCGAGACAAACGTACGATACCGTTCTGCACGAATAATCTCGATTCCGGCCTGATTCAGGAACGTCCTGACGGGCAGGTAGTTTTCTACGGCGAAGGGGCTGGGCATGGGGTCGACCATCAACTATCCTTGTACGACTATTCTAACCGAAGCAAGCAATTTTCGTTCCAAGCTTTGCCGAGCGGTGTCGTAAGAATTTTTGCGACAACAACATAACAGCATGTATCCACAGGTTATCCAGAATCGAGCGGGCTTTTCCACATGCCGATAGATGCAGAATTGTGCGCAAACTTTGCACACAGTAGCGTACCACGGTCCAACGACTTCGGGTGGCCGCGGTTCACTTCGATGCGTTCAGGGAGTACTCTTTGATCTTGTAGAGAAGGGAGCGGTAACTGATCTGGAGAAGGTCGGCGGCCTTGCGCCGATTCCAATTGGTCTTGGCGAGGACATGGCTGATCAGGCGTTTCTCCTCGTCGGCGATGCGCTTGCCGACCACGCTTTTGAGCGAAAGATCATTGGGGTCGTAAGCCGCCGCCGGCGTATATCCCGAGAATCCCGGCTGTCCGCCGGAGGCTCCCGACGGAGCTTTCAGCGACTGGTGGCTCGCCGACCGGATGAGCTCGTCGATGATGGACTCGTCTTCGCGCACGACCACCTGCTTTATCATGTTTTCGAGCTGGCGGATATTACCGGGCCAGTGGAAGCCCAACAGCTGCGCGATGGTCTCGGGAGTCAGCCCGGCGTACTGGCGGCTGTAGAGCCCGTTGTACTTCTCCAGGAAGTGATTGACCAGCAGCGGAATGTCCTCGGGGCGCTCACGCAGCGGCGGCAGGAAGATGGTTATTTCGTTGAGGCGGTAGAACAAATCATCGCGGAATCCCGCTTCGCCGATGGCCTCTTCGAGATTTCGGTTGGTGGCACAGATGATCCGGACGTCGACCGAGATCGTCTGCACACCGCCGACCCGGACGAACTCCTGCTGCTCGAGGACCTGCAGGAGCTTGGACTGCAGTTCCATCGGCATGTCACCGATTTCGTCGAGGAAGATGGTGCCCTTGTTGGCGACCTCGAATCGTCCCTGCTTGTTCTTGTGAGCGCCGGTGAAAGCGCCTTTTTCATAGCCGAACAGCTCCGCCTCGAGCAAGTCCCTCGGGATCGCGGCGCAGTTGACCTTCATGAACGGCTGGCTTCTCCGGCTGGACAATTCGTGCAGCGACCGCGCGACAATCTCCTTGCCGGTACCCGACTCTCCTCGGATGAGGACGGTCAACTCCGAGTCGGCGACCTGCTCGATCAGGGCCTTGACTCTGACCATGGGTTCCGAATCGCCGATGAAATTGGCGTACTTTTTCTGGGAACGGAGTTCTTCTTTGGCCTTCGCCAGTTCGCGGCGAAGCCGGCTTCGTTCGAGCACGCCGTTGATGTGGATCTCGACTTCCTTGACGTCGAACGGCTTGTTGATAAACTCGGCGGCGCCGAGCCGGACCGAATCAACAACGTAGCGTGTGTCGCCGTGTCCGGACAACATGATAACGTCGGGCCGCGATTCGCTTTTGTTCAACTTTTCAAGAACTTCGAGTCCGGACATGCCCTGCATCTTGATGTCAAGGAGGATGAGGTCGGGTTTCTCCGTCGAGACCATCTGAATCCCTTCGATACCGTCGCGAGCCGACACGAACTCAAAGTGCGACGGCAGTCCCTCGGAGAGGATCCAGGAGACCTTGGGATCGTCATCAATGACGAGGATCTTGGTTTTCTGCTTGGCCATAGTATGTAATAGGGTCTCGGTTCTTAGGTAAGTATCGGTCGTCAGGGCCGGAAATCAAGTATATTTCACGTCCGAATTGCTAACTTTCGGCAAAAGTATGCACGGTGACTTACGGTTCATACGGCAAGTACACGGTAAAGGTAGTCCCATCGCCCTCTTCCGAGTGGACACTCAGGGTGCCGTTGTGCGCTGAGATAATGCGTTCCACGACCGAGAGTCCGAGCCCGGTTCCGGTTTCCTTGGTGGTGTAATAGCGGTCGAAGATTTTGGCGAGGTTCTCCTTGCGGATGCCGACACCGCTATCCATGACTTTGATGGCCAGATAAAGCGACTTCTTGTGGTCCGGCTTTTCGACCAGCCCTTCGACCCGGAGTTTCCCTCCATCGGGCATGGCATCGATGGCGTTGATAAACAGGTTGAGGAATATTTCCATGAACTGGTTTTTGTTGATGATGACATCCCAACTGACCTGGCTGTCGAATTGACTTTCGAAATCGATGTTGTGTTTTCGCATGTCGGGAGCGACAAGTTCGGAGGCCCGCATGACGATCTGCCGAAGGTCGAGTTTGTTGGTCTCGTATTTGTTGGGGTTGGAGAAGTCGACCAGCTCACGTACCAGCTCGTTCATGCGGTGAATCTCGTCTTCGGCCATGCGGAACAGGTCGGACTTGTCCATTATCTGTGGCCAGCGCTGTTTAAGAATCTGGAGGGCGCCTTTGATGGAGGTCAGCGGCTTTCGCAGGTCGTGGGAGATTTCGGAGATCATGTTGCCCATAGTCATGAGGCGGGTCGCGTTTAACAGCGCTTTCTCCTTTTCGAAGAGATAGGTTGCCTGCGAGATGACCAGCCGCGCAATTGATATGTCGTCGTCGCTGTACGGATGCGGGTCATCGGCCCCGATGTAAAACACTGCCGTCAGGTCGCCTGATTCGCGGATGGGGACGGCGAGATAGGCCTGCCGGGGCTCCGGGTATGCTTTCGATTTGCGGATGAGTTCACCGACGTACAGAGAAACGCGCTGGATGTCATCGAGGTCCATGGTCGCCAGGTCCTCGGCTTCGAGGAGGAGGTCATCGCGACGGACACGCTGCAGGTCGATTTTGCCTGATTCGGTCGACGGAATGTCACTGATGCCGAAGACGCCGTCGGGCGTCAGCACCTTGTTGTAGTCGTCCCAGATGAACCAGACGGCGTACCTGATGGGAAAGACACGATTGAGTTTGTCGACCATGACGGTGCGAAACGCGGACCAGCTCTGGATGGACGGGACTTCCTGGTAGAACTCGTGGAGGATCTGGTATTCGACGAGTCGGCGCCGGCTGTTCTCAAACTGCCGGGCGTCATCGACCGCCACGGCCGCCTGCGACGCGAAGGTCGTGAGCAGGCGCAGGTCGTTTTTGTCGAAGCTGTCGCCTCGGTGGCGGTTGGCCATGTTGATGACGCCGAGCACGTTGTTTTTGATGATGAGCGGTACGCTGAGCAGCGAGCCGGATGAATAGCGTTCGCGATTCATGCGGGCGAAGCGCTCGTCGTGTTCGATGTTTTCTATGATAAGCGGCTCGCCGGTTTTCGCGACATAGCCGGCAATGGACGCGCCGATCGGGAGGCGGGTGGAGCGTATGATATCTTCATCGAGACCGGTAGCCGCCTCGATGGTCAAGTATTCGCCGCGATCGTCCACGAGCATGATCGAGCCGATTTCGGCGTTGGTCACCGCCGAGGCCAGTGCGACCAGCTGTTTGAGCAACTCGGTAAGGTTGGCCGTGGAGCCAATCGACTTTCCGGCCTCGTAGAGAGCGTTGAGTTCGCTGATCCTGCTTTCGAGAATGAAGTTGGAGAGCTTCAACTGCTCCATAAGGGAGCGCTGGGCAAGGTCGCTCCGGCGCTTCTCGAGGGCGCGTTTGACGGCCAGTTCGAGTTGGGCAAACTCGACGGGTTTCAGAAGGTAGTTGTAGGCGCCCTGCGCGATCGCTTCAAGGGCGGTGTCCATGGAGCCGTACCCGGTCATCAGGATAACCGGAATGCCGTCGTCGATCTCTTTGACGGCCTTGAGTATCTGCAGGCCGTCCATATGGGGCATTTTGATATCGGTAACGACGAGGTCGACTCGTTCGTTGCGGATCATCTCGACGGCCGCGGGAGAATCCTGGAAGGCACGCACTTCGATGCCGCCCCCCTGCAACAGAGCGGAGAGAGATTCGCACATGCGTTTCTCGTCGTCGATGACGATTATGCGTTCGGTCTTTTCAGTCATGGGCGATTTTGCCTTCCGCTACTGGTAATTCTATGGTGAAACAGCCGCCCGGTTCGAGATTTCGGAAAGAAATCGACCCGCCGTGATTTTTGATGATGCCATAGCACACGGAGAGACCGAGTCCGGTCCCACCGCCGGCTTCTTTGGTGGTGAAGAACGGTTCGAAAATGTGCGGGATGTGTTCCGGGGCGATACCCGGCCCGGTGTCCGAGAAGGAGATCCGTACACGTTTCGATGGCGCTTCAAGCCTGACAGAGAGCGACCCGCCGTTCGGCATGGCGTCACGGGCGTTTATTATGAGGTTGAGAAAGACCTGCTTCAGGCCCTCGGGGGCGGCGCTCAATTCGGGGATCGAGGCATCGTAGTTGCGGACGATCCTGATGTCATGCGAGGCGAGCTGTCGGTCCACCAGCCGAAGCACGTCATCAAGCAGCTTCACGATGTCCACCCGCTGGACGGCGAGTCCGGTCGGGCGGTGGAAGTCGAGCAGTTGTTTGACGATGCGGGCGATGCGGTCGATTTCTTCCGACACGATTCCCACGAAGTTGTTTGCCTGGTCGTTGTTCCGGCAGGCCCGCTGGATAAGCAGAACGTAGTTCTTGATGATGCCCAGCGGGTTATTGACCTCGTGCGCGACTTTCGCCGACATTTCTCCGAGGGCCGCAAGTCGTTCGGTCTGCAGCAACTGCTGCTGTGCGGCGCGAAGCTGCTGAATGGCCTGTTTTTCTCCCTGGTAGAGGCGGGCGTTCTCGATGGCGACGGCGATCTGGTTGCCGAGAATGGAGAGGAATTCCAGATCGTCGAGCTGGAAATCTCTTCCTGAGACTTTCTCGGACATGGCGAATATCCCGGTAAGCCGGGTCTGGTAAATAAGGGGGACGACGATGCCCGGTTCGAAGTTGCCGAGAATGCGACGTTCATCGGCGGACGAAATATCGCTGATCAGTTCGCGGGTGGGGACGGGTCGATTGAGCCGGGTGAGGTAATCGGCGAGGGCGGATGCGGCCGAGAAGTAGTCGTCTTCGGCGGGAAGCGACCCGGAGCCTTTGTACTTGATCGGATAGAGCCGATCGCTGTGCGCCTCGCGCTGGAGAAAGATGGCGCCTTTGAGCGCGCCGATCTGGCCGAGGCAGGTGAAGATAAACGTGTCGAGGAGCATCTCGTAATCGAGCACGGCGTTGAAATTGCGGGAGATTTCGAAGATCGTGTACAGATCGAATATCTTACGTTTCAGCTGGCGGTTGGTCATCGTCAGTTCCGCCAGCTTCTCTTCGAGCTGCCCCTGCAATTCGGCGACGGAGATGTCGGTGGGGGCGGTCGCCGGTTTCGCGGCGGAGCGGCGCGTCCGCGGCGTCGAAGGGCGCCGGGCGGTCGTCGAGCGAGTGGCGCGCGAGGGCGACTTTTTGTTGGGCGTCTTACTCATTTCCAGCCGATCATCGTAAGGAACTCCCCGACCAGATAGTGTGAGCCGATTACGACTATTATATCGTCGGACGCGGAGTTTTTCAACACCCGGCGATACGCCGTGCGAACGGAGCCGAATCGGCGGCGCTCGATTCCCCGCCAGTTGAGCGTCCGCTCCATTTCCTTCATATCAATCGAACGTTTGGTCTGCAGCGGCACCAGGGCATACGACGACGCGATACGCGACAACGAATTGAACATCTGCTGATGCGGCTTGCGCTTCACGAAACCAACGATCACGGCGGCCTTTTGGCCGGGGAAAAGGCGTTCGAAGGTATCTACGAAAGATTCCATTCCTTTGGCGTTATGGGCGACGTCGAGGACGTGGGTCGGCGAACTGTCGGCACGGATAATCTGGAAGCGACCGGACCAGTCGGTGTGGGTGATGCCGTCAAGAATCGCCTTTTTCGTGACGGCAGCAAGGCCGTTGTCGCGCAGGATGGAGCAGGCCTCGAGCACGAGGGCGGTGTTTTTCAGTTGGTGCGTGCCTTTCAAGGAGGGCGCGACATTTCGAAAGGTGAAGCGATCGCTCGTATAGTCGAGCCGGAGATTCTCGAGATCGGCGCGCAGCCGTGACTTGCGCAACCGATGGAGGGGGGCCTTGCGGGTGCGACAAACATCCCGGATTACCGTCTCGGCTTCCAGGGGCAGCAAACCGATCAGATGGGGCACCGCGGGCTTGATGATCCCGGCTTTTTCCCAGGCGATCTTGCGCAGGCTCGATCCGAGGATTTCGACGTGGTCGCGGCTGATGTCGGTCGTGATAGTCAGGATCGGGTCCAGCACATTGGTGGCGTCGAGCCGACCGCCCAGGCCGGTTTCGATGACGGCGATGTCGATATGGTTTCGGGAGAAATGGTCAAACGCGAGCGCGGTGACTAATTCAAAGAACGAGAGTTTTTTTTTACGAGTGCGCGTCGGTAGCGGTCAACGAATCGGGCGACATCGGCGCGCGGGATGCGCTCGCCATCAACCTTGATTCGTTCGCGGAAACTGACGAGATGCGGCGAGGTGAACAGACCGGTGCGGTACCCGGCGCTTCGCAGGACGGCGTCAAGCATAGCCGAGGTCGATCCCTTGCCGTTGGTGCCTGCGATGTGTATGGAAAGGAATCGGGCCTGCGGCCGGCCGATGGATTCGAGGAACTCGGTGATGTTTTGCAGACCGAGCTTCATCCCGAAAAACTCGCGGGAGAGAATGAACCGCTCGGCGGCAGCATAGGTGTGGCGATGCATTACTGTCTCTTCATGTAACGGAGAAGTTTGATGATCGTATCGCGGAGGTGTTTGCGGTCGATGATTTTGTCCAGGAACCCTTTTTCCATGAAAAATTCGGACGACTGGAACCCTTCGGGGAGATCCTGCCCGATTGTCTGCTGAATCACGCGGGGGCCGGCGAATCCAAGCAGCGCCTTCGGCTCCGCGACAATGACGTCGCCCAGCGATGCATAGGAAGCCATCACGCCGGCGGTCGTGGGGTTGGTCAATACCGAGATGTACGGGACGCGCTTTTTAGCGAGGACCGCAAGCAGGCCCGACGTTTTCGCCATCTGCATGAGTGACAGGATACCTTCCTGCATGCGGGCGCCGCCCGAGCACGATACGATGATAAGCGGAATCTCGCGGTCGATGGCGCGCTCTATTGCGCGCGCGATTTTCTCACCAACCACGGAACCCATCGATCCGCCGACAAACTCGAAGTTCATAATAGCGAAAGACACGGGCATACCGTCAATCTCGCCGATACCCGCGATGACGCCGTCGTTCTGTCCGGTCTTTTCCCGTGCAGCTTTAATGCGTTCGGTGTAGCGTTTGGAGTCCTTGAACTTCAGCGGGTCCTCGGAGACGAGGTGTACATCGTATTCTTCCAGCTTTCCACCGTCGAGAAGCATCTGGATGTACTTCTGGCTGGAAATGCGGAAATGGTAACTGCAGGTGGGGCATACCCAGAGCAGTTGTTCCATTTTCTTACTATAAACGATTTCGCCACAGGACGGACACTTGGTCCAGAGCCCTTCCGGGATATTCTTCTTTTCCTGAGTGGCGAGTCCGGTCTTTTCTTTTCGAAACCAGGCCATGTTCAACCCTTACGTTGCCGTGTCGTCCCGGTCGAAATAGTGGACCATAACGATCGCATCTTCGACGGGCCGACGGTAGTAGTTGGGCCGCTGGTAAAGTACTTTAAACCCGTACTTACGGTAAAACGCCAGCGCCTCGTGGTTTGATGGTCGGACCTCCAGTAGAATAAACTCGCATCCGCGACCATCCGCAATACTCAAAATACGGCTCAGGAGATGGCGCGCAACGGATTTCCGGCGGTGCTCCGGGGCGACTGCGATGTTGGTCAGGTGAGCTTCAACGTCGACAACAAGATAGCAGGCGTATCCGATTATGACACCGTCGATTTCGGCGACCAGCCCGCCCCACCCGGCAGCCGTGACGACATCGATAAAGGCCGAACGCGGCCAGGGGTCGGAGAAAACGGCTTTCTCCATCTCAGCGACGGCTGGGATATCGGCATTGGTCATGTCGCGGTAGACGACCCTCGTGCCGCTATGGACGCTGTCGCTGATCAAAGCGAATCTCCGCCTGTGATTTCTGGAGATACAATGGTTCCAGCGTATCGATATCGGCAACATCTGCCCGGCGC includes:
- a CDS encoding sigma-54 dependent transcriptional regulator; its protein translation is MAKQKTKILVIDDDPKVSWILSEGLPSHFEFVSARDGIEGIQMVSTEKPDLILLDIKMQGMSGLEVLEKLNKSESRPDVIMLSGHGDTRYVVDSVRLGAAEFINKPFDVKEVEIHINGVLERSRLRRELAKAKEELRSQKKYANFIGDSEPMVRVKALIEQVADSELTVLIRGESGTGKEIVARSLHELSSRRSQPFMKVNCAAIPRDLLEAELFGYEKGAFTGAHKNKQGRFEVANKGTIFLDEIGDMPMELQSKLLQVLEQQEFVRVGGVQTISVDVRIICATNRNLEEAIGEAGFRDDLFYRLNEITIFLPPLRERPEDIPLLVNHFLEKYNGLYSRQYAGLTPETIAQLLGFHWPGNIRQLENMIKQVVVREDESIIDELIRSASHQSLKAPSGASGGQPGFSGYTPAAAYDPNDLSLKSVVGKRIADEEKRLISHVLAKTNWNRRKAADLLQISYRSLLYKIKEYSLNASK
- the accD gene encoding acetyl-CoA carboxylase, carboxyltransferase subunit beta, which gives rise to MAWFRKEKTGLATQEKKNIPEGLWTKCPSCGEIVYSKKMEQLLWVCPTCSYHFRISSQKYIQMLLDGGKLEEYDVHLVSEDPLKFKDSKRYTERIKAAREKTGQNDGVIAGIGEIDGMPVSFAIMNFEFVGGSMGSVVGEKIARAIERAIDREIPLIIVSCSGGARMQEGILSLMQMAKTSGLLAVLAKKRVPYISVLTNPTTAGVMASYASLGDVIVAEPKALLGFAGPRVIQQTIGQDLPEGFQSSEFFMEKGFLDKIIDRKHLRDTIIKLLRYMKRQ
- a CDS encoding GAF domain-containing protein, translating into MTEKTERIIVIDDEKRMCESLSALLQGGGIEVRAFQDSPAAVEMIRNERVDLVVTDIKMPHMDGLQILKAVKEIDDGIPVILMTGYGSMDTALEAIAQGAYNYLLKPVEFAQLELAVKRALEKRRSDLAQRSLMEQLKLSNFILESRISELNALYEAGKSIGSTANLTELLKQLVALASAVTNAEIGSIMLVDDRGEYLTIEAATGLDEDIIRSTRLPIGASIAGYVAKTGEPLIIENIEHDERFARMNRERYSSGSLLSVPLIIKNNVLGVINMANRHRGDSFDKNDLRLLTTFASQAAVAVDDARQFENSRRRLVEYQILHEFYQEVPSIQSWSAFRTVMVDKLNRVFPIRYAVWFIWDDYNKVLTPDGVFGISDIPSTESGKIDLQRVRRDDLLLEAEDLATMDLDDIQRVSLYVGELIRKSKAYPEPRQAYLAVPIRESGDLTAVFYIGADDPHPYSDDDISIARLVISQATYLFEKEKALLNATRLMTMGNMISEISHDLRKPLTSIKGALQILKQRWPQIMDKSDLFRMAEDEIHRMNELVRELVDFSNPNKYETNKLDLRQIVMRASELVAPDMRKHNIDFESQFDSQVSWDVIINKNQFMEIFLNLFINAIDAMPDGGKLRVEGLVEKPDHKKSLYLAIKVMDSGVGIRKENLAKIFDRYYTTKETGTGLGLSVVERIISAHNGTLSVHSEEGDGTTFTVYLPYEP
- the rimI gene encoding ribosomal protein S18-alanine N-acetyltransferase, with the protein product MISDSVHSGTRVVYRDMTNADIPAVAEMEKAVFSDPWPRSAFIDVVTAAGWGGLVAEIDGVIIGYACYLVVDVEAHLTNIAVAPEHRRKSVARHLLSRILSIADGRGCEFILLEVRPSNHEALAFYRKYGFKVLYQRPNYYRRPVEDAIVMVHYFDRDDTAT
- a CDS encoding ATP-binding protein, encoding MSKTPNKKSPSRATRSTTARRPSTPRTRRSAAKPATAPTDISVAELQGQLEEKLAELTMTNRQLKRKIFDLYTIFEISRNFNAVLDYEMLLDTFIFTCLGQIGALKGAIFLQREAHSDRLYPIKYKGSGSLPAEDDYFSAASALADYLTRLNRPVPTRELISDISSADERRILGNFEPGIVVPLIYQTRLTGIFAMSEKVSGRDFQLDDLEFLSILGNQIAVAIENARLYQGEKQAIQQLRAAQQQLLQTERLAALGEMSAKVAHEVNNPLGIIKNYVLLIQRACRNNDQANNFVGIVSEEIDRIARIVKQLLDFHRPTGLAVQRVDIVKLLDDVLRLVDRQLASHDIRIVRNYDASIPELSAAPEGLKQVFLNLIINARDAMPNGGSLSVRLEAPSKRVRISFSDTGPGIAPEHIPHIFEPFFTTKEAGGGTGLGLSVCYGIIKNHGGSISFRNLEPGGCFTIELPVAEGKIAHD